The following coding sequences lie in one Methylosinus sp. PW1 genomic window:
- a CDS encoding response regulator transcription factor, translating into MSAAAIVHVIDDDAAVRDSLTLLLKMADFDVRAHASARDFLAGLRPGDGGCVVTDVRMPGTSGLELLAEIKARGLDLPVIVITAHADVSLAVQAMKAGAVDLLEKPFGEETLLRSVRQALGLRGAGDGRGSEAAIARDRLASLTAREREVLVGVLEGRPNKIIAHELGISVRTVEAHRARLMVKMQVKSLSELVRISVLVPRAASF; encoded by the coding sequence ATGAGCGCCGCGGCCATCGTGCATGTCATCGACGATGACGCCGCCGTTCGCGACTCGCTGACGCTTCTTCTGAAAATGGCGGATTTCGACGTTCGCGCCCATGCTTCCGCGCGCGACTTTCTCGCCGGCCTCCGCCCCGGCGATGGCGGCTGCGTCGTCACCGATGTGCGAATGCCGGGCACGAGCGGGCTGGAGCTGCTCGCCGAGATCAAGGCGCGCGGCCTCGATCTGCCGGTGATCGTCATCACCGCCCATGCCGATGTGTCGCTCGCCGTTCAGGCGATGAAAGCGGGCGCCGTCGATCTGCTCGAGAAGCCTTTCGGCGAGGAGACGCTGCTCCGCTCTGTCCGCCAGGCGCTCGGTCTTCGCGGCGCGGGCGATGGCCGCGGCTCGGAGGCGGCAATCGCCCGCGACCGTCTGGCCAGCCTCACGGCGCGGGAGCGCGAGGTGCTGGTGGGCGTGCTCGAGGGCCGCCCCAACAAGATCATCGCCCATGAGCTCGGCATCAGCGTCCGCACAGTGGAGGCGCATCGCGCCCGGCTAATGGTGAAGATGCAGGTGAAGAGCCTCTCCGAGCTGGTGCGCATTTCCGTGCTCGTCCCGCGCGCCGCCTCCTTCTGA